The Bacillaceae bacterium IKA-2 DNA window AAATATTGAAAGGCATTTTCATGGGTACGTATAACATCTTTGGTGGTGAAAGGCCGATCCACCCATTCTTTGTATTTGTATCTAGAGTGGGATAGAACAAAAGCTATGAAATAAAGTCTGACCGTTTTTCCCACGATTGTCTTTTGAACTGTTTGTCCAAAATCTACTTGAATTTGTTCGCCCATCGGTAACTCTGCCACGGCTTCATAATCACGCATAGTTGTTTCTTTAGAAATATCATATGATAGTCGTAACTCTCTTACATAGGCTCTTACTGTACTTTCAGAAACATCTTTTACCTGTTTCTTTTCTTGTAGCCAATCATAAACCTGGGCAGCTGTCATATCAGGATGTGAATACAACCACGAAAGGATCAATTCTTTGAATGGGTCTAGCTTTTTTCTTCTACTTTCAAGTTGAACCACCCATTCACTCATGTCACTTGGCGTACTTTTTAAATAGCGATAAACCGTTGTTCTTGAAACCCCTAACTTTCCAGCTACTTTCGATTTACTGAATCCTTGCTTTAGTAATTGCTGAATTTCCATATACATTTGCCACTTATCCACCTTTTTCCTCCACACTGTTGAAAATCTAAGAAACTACTTATCATCATACAGTGTCTTGGTCTTATTTTAAATTTATAGAGAAAAGGAAATTGTTTCTATAGGTGATGGCCCTACGGTCCATCACCTATAGAAGTGCTACCCTTCCTCCTGGAAAATAAGTGTTCATTCTTATCTGGCGGAAACTGTCCAATTTAGTTTATCACTCACACTTCCTCTTTGGTTACGGAGAGCTCGAGATGTTGGCTATCAATTTTTAATTCCATTAACAATTTTTCAACTTGCACGGACCGTTTTTTTTCCATCAACGATTGATGTTGCCATACTTGTAATTTTTGTCATTTTATATCTAACCTAGGTTACTGGGATATTGTAATAAGAAAAAGCAGTCAATCTATAGCTCAGATTGACTGCTTTTTTCTTGTTTGAGTAAATGATTGTAAATAAAATGATTTACTCTAGTTAGGGTAATAATTCGTTTTTCTAGCATTTGTACATACTGTAACTCAGTAATACTGCCATCACGCTTGTTGTAATGATCGATACAATGAAAAATAAGTTCTGGATAAATTAAATAACTTGCAAATAATTTTTTTTCTTCTTCTTCAAGAACTAAAAAATTTTGATATGTTCTTAACCACTCAGCGCCTTGATCCTCACTCCATAACGTGTATTGAAATGACTTGCGAAATGAAATGGCAAGGTCTCGTGCTGGAGTGTCTAACATAGCTTTTTCAAAATTAAACACATATCCATACCCGTTTGGATGGTAAAAAATATGGGAGCGATCAAGCTTACCGTGGCAGAGAACTGCCCGAAAGCTCTGTTTTTCAAGGCAATGATCATACCACTCTTTTAAATGCTTAGTAGCTGCATCTGCCATCATTTGAATACGGCTGAGATGAGTAAGGTAAGTAAGTTCAAATGGTGAGATGAAGGTTTTTCGTTCTGCTTCTTCTGCAAAATACTCCATTTTTAAGCGCCGCTTTTCCCAACGTCTCAGTAATTCTTGATATGAATGATCAATCGTTTCCTTTGAAAAATCTTGGATTTTTACTGTTAATCCATGTAATTTCCCCAATTGTTTAAAGACGATTTTTTCTTTGTTTTCTTCAGGAAATTTTTCTTCTTTCCAAAACCATGGCTGCAAGTAATAGGTTTTGCTATCTCGAGTAATTAGAAAGTCACCGTACTTTGTTGGAATGATTGGGACAACTTGTTTAAAATTAATTTTATCAAGTCTTTTCATCACATGCGTGAACCAATTAGCTTGCTCTTGTGTCAGATCAGCTTCCTTTAAGGCAAACGTTCCTTTTTGTGAAACGATCTTTTTTACTTTTCCAAAATGTTCAATTTTTTCTGGATATAAATCATATTGAAAAAGTATGTGCCCAATAGAGTTTTGGGGGGCTTTATTGATAATCATCTTGCCACCGCCTTTTCTCCTTCTTTTTCAATCCAATTGCTTATTAATAATACCAATTTTCTTGAAGTTTCCCAGCTTTGAAAATACGATTTCATGATTTTTGATGTTCCAGCTACTGTTTCATTTATTGAAAGGTCTCTAAATACCGTTTTAAGCTCATAAGGCAGTAAACATTCT harbors:
- the ysxE gene encoding spore coat protein YsxE, translated to MIINKAPQNSIGHILFQYDLYPEKIEHFGKVKKIVSQKGTFALKEADLTQEQANWFTHVMKRLDKINFKQVVPIIPTKYGDFLITRDSKTYYLQPWFWKEEKFPEENKEKIVFKQLGKLHGLTVKIQDFSKETIDHSYQELLRRWEKRRLKMEYFAEEAERKTFISPFELTYLTHLSRIQMMADAATKHLKEWYDHCLEKQSFRAVLCHGKLDRSHIFYHPNGYGYVFNFEKAMLDTPARDLAISFRKSFQYTLWSEDQGAEWLRTYQNFLVLEEEEKKLFASYLIYPELIFHCIDHYNKRDGSITELQYVQMLEKRIITLTRVNHFIYNHLLKQEKSSQSEL